The following coding sequences lie in one Musa acuminata AAA Group cultivar baxijiao chromosome BXJ1-8, Cavendish_Baxijiao_AAA, whole genome shotgun sequence genomic window:
- the LOC135587205 gene encoding beta-glucuronosyltransferase GlcAT14B-like, producing the protein MRKNGGLHSGRSFTDRRWLLPFFASLLVSFTLFMATIFGLFSSQNSGDSLSLDVVTFTGLDDSELYSVELDRKKTVEQPVALGNEAPRIAYLITGTKGDSQRMRRTLQAIYHPRNQYILHLDLEAPPRERIDLAMYVKSDPLFSEVENVRVIAKANLVTYKGPTMIACTLHAIATLLKESLRWDWFINLSASDYPLMTQDDILHVLSSLPRNLNFIEHSPIAGWKLTQRARPIVVDPGLYLSKKFDVLVTSEHRELPTSFKLYTGSAWVMLSRTFLEYCIWGWENLPRIVLMYYVNFISSPEGYFHTVICNSDEFRNTSISHDLHYISWDNPPKQHPLYLSTKDFNKMVKSGMPFARKFAKGDPVLDKIDRELLGRSKGEFTPGVWCNQGSDEAERCSSRGDDSKFLPGPGAERLQQLMKKLMSQEFRNGSCSSLQYDQTKRGWITS; encoded by the exons ATGAGAAAGAATGGTGGTCTTCACTCAGGGAGATCATTTACTGACAGAAGATGGCTTCTTCCATTCTTTGCAAGCCTGCTGGTCTCATTTACTCTTTTCATGGCAACTATTTTTGGGCTATTTTCCTCTCAGAATTCCGGGGATTCCCTGTCCTTGGACGTTGTCACTTTTACTGGTCTAGATGATTCCGAGCTCTATTCTGTGGAACTAGATAGGAAAAAGACAGTGGAGCAGCCAGTGGCTTTGGGAAATGAAGCTCCACGGATAGCTTATCTGATAACTGGCACAAAAGGTGACAgccaaagaatgaggagaactttgCAGGCAATTTATCATCCTCGAAATCAGTACATTCTTCACTTGGACCTGGAGGCTCCTCCTAGGGAAAGGATAGACTTGGCCATGTATGTCAAGAGTGATCCTTTGTTCAGTGAGGTTGAGAATGTACGTGTGATTGCAAAAGCCAACTTGGTGACGTACAAGGGCCCGACGATGATTGCATGCACCCTTCATGCGATTGCCACTCTGTTGAAGGAGAGCTTGAGATGGGACTGGTTTATAAACCTCAGTGCCTCGGATTATCCTCTTATGACGCAGGATG ATATACTTCATGTTTTATCTTCTTTGCCTCGAAATCTCAACTTTATTGAGCACTCACCTATTGCTGGTTGGAAACt GACTCAGAGGGCAAGACCGATAGTTGTTGATCCAGGTCTTTACTTGTCGAAAAAATTCGATGTCTTGGTAACTTCTGAACACCGGGAACTGCCAACATCTTTCAAATTGTACACTG GTTCAGCGTGGGTGATGCTTTCTCGGACTTTCCTCGAGTATTGCATATGGGGATGGGAAAACCTTCCTCGAATTGTCCTGATGTACTATGTGAACTTCATCTCCTCACCTGAAGGCTACTTCCACACAGTCATATGCAATTCTGATGAGTTCCGAAACACCTCCATAAGCCATGACCTACATTACATTTCCTGGGACAACCCTCCAAAACAACACCCACTATACCTTTCTACCAAAGACTTCAACAAAATGGTTAAAAGTGGTATGCCTTTTGCTCGGAAGTTTGCAAAAGGAGATCCAGTTTTGGATAAAATCGACCGTGAACTCTTGGGGCGGTCCAAAGGGGAATTCACCCCTGGTGTGTGGTGCAATCAGGGATCAGATGAGGCAGAACGATGCTCCTCGAGGGGTGATGACTCTAAGTTTCTTCCAGGTCCCGGTGCTGAAAGGTTACAACAGTTGATGAAGAAGCTCATGTCCCAAGAATTCCGCAATGGAAGCTGTTCGTCATTGCAGTATGATCAAACTAAGAGAGGTTGGATCACTTCTTAG
- the LOC103993591 gene encoding endonuclease 4 isoform X1 translates to MLRLPLKEMQASSGTVKGMFKSNAPLIWRLLILLQFLPGVLSWGKEGHYATCKIAEGLLTQEAITAVKMLLPDYANGDLASLCSWADEIRHNPRWRWTGPLHYIDTPDFKCNYDYCRDCHDFARRKDRCAAGAIYNYSTQLSYYGLPTSEQKYNLTEALLFLSHFIGDIHQPLHVGFTGDAGGNTITVCWYRRKTNLHHVWDNMIIESALKKFYNLNLAVLVETLRTNILEDWSADIPSWAVCESNQTVCPNLHASESILLACKFAYRNATPGSTLGDEYFLTRLPIVEKRLAQGGVRLAAVLNRIFVPLQPSHLRSDSR, encoded by the exons ATGCTGCGCCTGCCTCTGAAAGAAATGCAAGCGTCTTCTGGTACAGTAAAAG GGATGTTTAAGTCAAATGCACCCTTGATTTGGAGGTTGTTGATTCTTCTGCAATTTCTTCCTGGAGTTCTATCTTGGGGAAAGGAAGGGCATTATGCCACCTGTAAAATTGCAGAG GGTCTTCTAACTCAAGAAGCTATTACAGCTGTGAAGATGTTGCTTCCGGACTATGCCAATGGCGATTTGGCTTCTCTTTGCTCTTGGGCGGATGAAATCCGCCACAATCCCAGATGGCGGTGGACTGGCCCCTTGCACTATATTGATACTCCTGATTTCAAGTGCAACTATGACTACTGTC GTGACTGCCATGATTTTGCCAGAAGGAAAGATAGATGTGCTGCTGGGGCAATCTACAACTATTCCACACAGCTGTCATATTATGGGCTTCCCACTTCGGAACAGAAAT ACAATTTAACGGAGGCTCTTTTGTTCTTATCACATTTTATTGGGGACATTCATCAG CCATTGCATGTTGGCTTCACTGGAGATGCTGGTGGGAACACCATAACAGTTTGCTGGTACAGGCGGAAAACCAATTTACACCAT GTGTGGGATAATATGATCATCGAGTCTGCCCTGAAGAAGTTCTACAATTTGAACCTTGCAGTGTTGGTGGAGACCCTTCGAACAAATATTTTG GAAGACTGGTCGGCTGACATTCCATCATGGgcagtgtgtgaatcaaatcagaCTGTTTGTCCAAACTT GCATGCGTCAGAGAGCATCCTCCTAGCATGCAAATTTGCTTACCGGAATGCAACACCAGGAAGTACTCTAGGAG ATGAATACTTCCTCACGCGTCTGCCGATTGTGGAGAAAAGACTAGCCCAAGGTGGGGTCCGTTTAGCTGCAGTCCTCAACCGCATCTTCGTTCCCCTTCAACCCTCTCATCTGAGAAGTGATAGCAGATAG
- the LOC103993591 gene encoding endonuclease 4 isoform X3: MLRLPLKEMQASSGTVKGMFKSNAPLIWRLLILLQFLPGVLSWGKEGHYATCKIAEGLLTQEAITAVKMLLPDYANGDLASLCSWADEIRHNPRWRWTGPLHYIDTPDFKCNYDYCRDCHDFARRKDRCAAGAIYNYSTQLSYYGLPTSEQKYNLTEALLFLSHFIGDIHQPLHVGFTGDAGGNTITVCWYRRKTNLHHVWDNMIIESALKKFYNLNLAVLVETLRTNILEDWSADIPSWAVCESNQTVCPNLHASESILLACKFAYRNATPGSTLGDPCR, translated from the exons ATGCTGCGCCTGCCTCTGAAAGAAATGCAAGCGTCTTCTGGTACAGTAAAAG GGATGTTTAAGTCAAATGCACCCTTGATTTGGAGGTTGTTGATTCTTCTGCAATTTCTTCCTGGAGTTCTATCTTGGGGAAAGGAAGGGCATTATGCCACCTGTAAAATTGCAGAG GGTCTTCTAACTCAAGAAGCTATTACAGCTGTGAAGATGTTGCTTCCGGACTATGCCAATGGCGATTTGGCTTCTCTTTGCTCTTGGGCGGATGAAATCCGCCACAATCCCAGATGGCGGTGGACTGGCCCCTTGCACTATATTGATACTCCTGATTTCAAGTGCAACTATGACTACTGTC GTGACTGCCATGATTTTGCCAGAAGGAAAGATAGATGTGCTGCTGGGGCAATCTACAACTATTCCACACAGCTGTCATATTATGGGCTTCCCACTTCGGAACAGAAAT ACAATTTAACGGAGGCTCTTTTGTTCTTATCACATTTTATTGGGGACATTCATCAG CCATTGCATGTTGGCTTCACTGGAGATGCTGGTGGGAACACCATAACAGTTTGCTGGTACAGGCGGAAAACCAATTTACACCAT GTGTGGGATAATATGATCATCGAGTCTGCCCTGAAGAAGTTCTACAATTTGAACCTTGCAGTGTTGGTGGAGACCCTTCGAACAAATATTTTG GAAGACTGGTCGGCTGACATTCCATCATGGgcagtgtgtgaatcaaatcagaCTGTTTGTCCAAACTT GCATGCGTCAGAGAGCATCCTCCTAGCATGCAAATTTGCTTACCGGAATGCAACACCAGGAAGTACTCTAGGAG ATCCATGCAGATGA
- the LOC103993591 gene encoding endonuclease 4 isoform X2 codes for MLRLPLKEMQASSGMFKSNAPLIWRLLILLQFLPGVLSWGKEGHYATCKIAEGLLTQEAITAVKMLLPDYANGDLASLCSWADEIRHNPRWRWTGPLHYIDTPDFKCNYDYCRDCHDFARRKDRCAAGAIYNYSTQLSYYGLPTSEQKYNLTEALLFLSHFIGDIHQPLHVGFTGDAGGNTITVCWYRRKTNLHHVWDNMIIESALKKFYNLNLAVLVETLRTNILEDWSADIPSWAVCESNQTVCPNLHASESILLACKFAYRNATPGSTLGDEYFLTRLPIVEKRLAQGGVRLAAVLNRIFVPLQPSHLRSDSR; via the exons ATGCTGCGCCTGCCTCTGAAAGAAATGCAAGCGTCTTCTG GGATGTTTAAGTCAAATGCACCCTTGATTTGGAGGTTGTTGATTCTTCTGCAATTTCTTCCTGGAGTTCTATCTTGGGGAAAGGAAGGGCATTATGCCACCTGTAAAATTGCAGAG GGTCTTCTAACTCAAGAAGCTATTACAGCTGTGAAGATGTTGCTTCCGGACTATGCCAATGGCGATTTGGCTTCTCTTTGCTCTTGGGCGGATGAAATCCGCCACAATCCCAGATGGCGGTGGACTGGCCCCTTGCACTATATTGATACTCCTGATTTCAAGTGCAACTATGACTACTGTC GTGACTGCCATGATTTTGCCAGAAGGAAAGATAGATGTGCTGCTGGGGCAATCTACAACTATTCCACACAGCTGTCATATTATGGGCTTCCCACTTCGGAACAGAAAT ACAATTTAACGGAGGCTCTTTTGTTCTTATCACATTTTATTGGGGACATTCATCAG CCATTGCATGTTGGCTTCACTGGAGATGCTGGTGGGAACACCATAACAGTTTGCTGGTACAGGCGGAAAACCAATTTACACCAT GTGTGGGATAATATGATCATCGAGTCTGCCCTGAAGAAGTTCTACAATTTGAACCTTGCAGTGTTGGTGGAGACCCTTCGAACAAATATTTTG GAAGACTGGTCGGCTGACATTCCATCATGGgcagtgtgtgaatcaaatcagaCTGTTTGTCCAAACTT GCATGCGTCAGAGAGCATCCTCCTAGCATGCAAATTTGCTTACCGGAATGCAACACCAGGAAGTACTCTAGGAG ATGAATACTTCCTCACGCGTCTGCCGATTGTGGAGAAAAGACTAGCCCAAGGTGGGGTCCGTTTAGCTGCAGTCCTCAACCGCATCTTCGTTCCCCTTCAACCCTCTCATCTGAGAAGTGATAGCAGATAG
- the LOC135587206 gene encoding endonuclease 1-like has product MGRFLFFQAVMCLIVLYAVPVAQSWSKEGHILTCRIAQELFQPEAVEAVKSLLPNYANGDLSSLCSWPDEVRRWPNYRSMNSLHFVNTPDQACTFDYSRDCKKDECVVGAINKFILQLQHYHERTEYPEYNMTEALLFLSHFMGDIHQPMHVGFTSDKGGNFIQVLWFKHKTSLHRVWDREILRKALDRKDMAAFQECLHETFKEEWKGENSSWTDCPDLVSCPKKYAAESIRLACEQGYNRVQEGMNLADDYFDSTMPIVAERIAQGGVRLAMTLNRVFGEHNQAIPSPF; this is encoded by the exons ATGGGGAGGTTCTTGTTCTTTCAAGCTGTGATGTGTTTGATAGTACTTTATGCAGTGCCAGTAGCTCAATCATGGAGCAAGGAGGGCCATATACTGACCTGCAGAATTGCTCAG GAACTGTTCCAACCGGAGGCAGTGGAAGCCGTCAAAAGCCTTCTGCCGAACTATGCCAATGGTGACCTCTCGTCACTCTGCTCGTGGCCTGACGAGGTTCGGCGCTGGCCCAACTACCGGTCGATGAACTCCCTCCACTTCGTCAACACACCTGATCAAGCCTGCACCTTCGATTACTCGA GGGACTGCAAAAAAGATGAGTGCGTTGTCGGTGCCATCAACAAGTTCATCTTGCAGCTGCAGCACTACCATGAAAGGACAGAATATCCTGAAT ACAACATGACTGAAGCTTTGTTGTTCTTGTCCCATTTCATGGGAGACATCCATCAG CCCATGCACGTAGGATTCACCAGCGATAAGGGCGGCAACTTCATACAAGTGCTCTGGTTCAAGCACAAGACTAGCCTGCATCGT GTATGGGACAGAGAGATACTTCGCAAGGCTCTGGATAGAAAGGACATGGCTGCTTTCCAAGAATGCCTTCACGAAACCTTTAAG GAGGAATGGAAAGGTGAGAATTCATCATGGACCGACTGTCCCGATCTCGTCTCATGCCCGAAAAA GTATGCTGCAGAAAGCATACGCTTGGCATGCGAGCAGGGCTACAATAGAGTCCAAGAAGGGATGAATTTAGCTG ATGACTACTTCGATTCAACGATGCCCATTGTGGCCGAGAGGATTGCACAAGGAGGAGTCAGGTTGGCCATGACTCTGAACAGGGTATTCGGGGAGCACAATCAAGCAATACCATCACCCTTTTAG
- the LOC135588930 gene encoding 3',5'-bisphosphate nucleotidase AHL-like, with the protein MEEGARARELDVAVRVVQMACSLCQRVQSGLVGRNREQIKVKEDDSPVTVADWGVQALVSLLLSECFGGENVSILAEEDAHTLSRKDATTLLESVISTVNECLSEAPKYGLKCPLKHLGAQEILDAINSCNSSGGSKGRFWVLDPVDGTLGFVRGDQYAVALALIEDGEVILGVLGCPNYPMKKEWLNYHQRYYRLMTTMSPPSGSWHKGCVMYACKGSGEAWMQPLVHDFGEYDQQSSARMIRVSSISDPAFATFCEPVEKANSSHSFTAGLAHNVGLRKQPLRVHSMVKYAAIARGDAEIFMKFARAGYKEKIWDHAAGLVIIQEAGGVVTDAGGHPLDFSKGIYLEGLSRGIIACSGPLLHEKIINAVDASWDSSNL; encoded by the exons ATGGAAGAAGGCGCGCGCGCGAGGGAGCTCGATGTGGCGGTGAGGGTGGTCCAGATGGCGTGCTCCTTGTGCCAGAGGGTGCAGAGCGGGCTGGTGGGTCGGAATAGGGAGCAGATCAAGGTTAAGGAGGACGATTCCCCGGTCACCGTTGCAG ATTGGGGCGTTCAAGCACTAGTTAGTTTGCTTCTTTCAGAATGTTTTGGCGGTGAAAATGTATCAATTCTTGCAGAGGAAGATGCCCATACACTGTCAAGAAAGGATGCCACAACCTTGCTGGAATCTGTGATTAGTACTGTAAACGAATGCCTGAGTGAAGCTCCGAAATATGGATTAAAATGCCCTCTAAAACATTTGGGGGCTCAGGAAATTCTTGATGCTATTAACAGCTGTAACTCTTCTGGAGGTTCCAAGGGAAGATTTTGGGTCCTTGACCCTGTGGATGGCACACTTGGTTTTGTACGTGGAGACCAATATGCTGTTGCTCTTGCATTGATAGAGGACGGAGAAGTTATCCTTGGTGTTCTTGGTTGTCCTAACTACCCGATGAAGAAGGAGTGGCTCAACTATCATCAACGCTACTATAGACTGATGACTACGATGTCTCCTCCGTCTGGATCCTGGCATAAAGGCTGTGTAATGTATGCTTGCAAAGGTAGTGGTGAAGCTTGGATGCAACCACTGGTTCATGACTTTGGGGAGTATGACCAGCAGAGTTCTGCAAGGATGATTCGTGTATCATCCATTTCTGATCCTGCTTTTGCAACTTTCTGCGAACCAGTCGAGAAGGCCAACTCAAGCCACTCCTTTACAGCTGGTTTGGCTCACAATGTTGGCCTAAG AAAGCAGCCATTGCGAGTGCATAGTATGGTAAAATATGCTGCCATAGCTCGAGGAGATGCAGAGATCTTTATGAAGTTTGCAAGGGCTGGGTACAAGGAGAAGATCTGGGATCATGCTGCAGGGTtggtgatcattcaagaggctgGTGGAGTGGTCACAGATGCTGGAGGGCAtccattggacttctccaagggcATATATCTTGAAGGTCTGAGTCGAGGCATTATTGCTTGCTCTGGACCTTTGCTGCATGAGAAGATAATAAATGCGGTCGATGCTAGCTGGGACTCATCAAATTTATAA
- the LOC103993589 gene encoding protein MAEA homolog produces MDVDMVIDSAPNGDASSGAASAVVPPAPTAPAAPAASAPPPSTARFAQVSESLRLEHQFARVPLEHLKKTIRTNYRLAEKEVAAVISSVAEAADRHDAVSRDDALTQLSSLVSRLQGLKRKLEEGSRAENLQTQRCRARLEHLDSAANTDKLAEWKDVRLRRILVDYMLRMSYYDTAKNLAETSKIQELVDIDVFLEAKRVIDSLQNKEVAPALVWCAENKSRLKRSKSKLEFQLRLQEFIELVRADENLRAISYARKYLAPWGATYMKELQRVVATLAFRHDTECTTYKVLFEPTQWDYLVEQFKQEFCRLFGMTNEPLLNVYLQAGLTALKTPLCYKESCSKEDPLSQEGFRKLAEPLPFSKLHHSKLVCYITKELMDHENPPLVLPNGYVYSTKALEEMANKNDGKITCPRTGEVCNFTELVKAYIS; encoded by the exons ATGGACGTGGACATGGTGATCGACTCTGCTCCCAACGGCGATGCCTCCTCCGGCGCCGCATCCGCCGTCGTTCCTCCCGCCCCCACGGCCCCTGCCGCCCCTGCCGCGTCGGCGCCCCCGCCATCCACCGCCCGCTTTGCCCAGGTCTCTGAGTCTCTCAGACTGGAGCACCAGTTCGCTAGGGTCCCCTTGGAGCACCTCAAGAAGACGATACGGACCAATTACCGCCTTGCCGAGAAGGAGGTCGCCGCCGTGATCTCGAGCGTCGCCGAGGCCGCCGACCGCCACGACGCCGTGTCGAGGGATGACGCCCTGACCCAACTCAGCTCCCTCGTTTCCCGCCTCCAGGGCCTCAAGCGCAAG CTGGAAGAAGGGAGCAGGGCGGAGAATCTGCAGACCCAGAGGTGCCGGGCTCGGCTGGAGCATTTGGATTCGGCGGCCAATACCGATAAGTTGGCTGAATGGAAGGATGTCAGATTGAGGCGGATACTTGTTGATTATATGCTTCGTATGTCATACTATGATACTGCAAAGAATCTTGCAGAGACCAGCAAGATTCAG GAACTTGTTGATATTGATGTCTTTCTTGAGGCAAAAAGAGTTATTGATTCTCTTCAGAACAAAGAGGTGGCTCCTGCTTTAGTATGGTGTGCAGAGAACAAATCCAGGTTGAAGAGGTCTAAG AGTAAACTTGAGTTTCAATTGAGGCTTCAGGAATTTATAGAGCTGGTTAGAGCTGATGAAAACTTGCGGGCCATTTCATACGCCCGAAAATATCTTGCACCTTGGGGAGCTACTTATATGAAGGAACTGCAGCGGGTTGTAGCAACCTTGGCTTTTAGGCATGATACTGAATGTACAACTTACAAG GTGttatttgagccaacccaatggGATTATCTAGTCGAGCAGTTCAAGCAGGAATTCTGTAGATTGTTTGGCATGACTAATGAACCTTTATTGAATGTCTATCTCCAAGCAGGCTTAACCGCCCTCAAGACTCC ACTTTGTTACAAAGAGTCTTGCAGCAAGGAAGATCCACTGTCACAAGAAGGCTTCCGCAAATTAGCAGAACCACTACCATTTTCAAAACTGCACCACTCTAAGCTAGTGTGCTACATAACTAAGGAGTTGATGGATCATGAGAACCCACCACTTGTGTTACCCAATGGGTATGTCTACAGCACTAAG GCTCTCGAAGAAATGGCCAACAAAAACGACGGCAAAATAACATGTCCAAGAACTGGTGAGGTCTGCAACTTCACTGAACTTGTAAAGGCATATATTTCATGA
- the LOC135587210 gene encoding uncharacterized protein LOC135587210, with product MWPFARGKRASKEKAAETSGEGKHREEDGLLQELGVTDRLREFVKTFTVDTFRSFPLHDDQAADPADVCAQSNVRKDLTEWQERHATLVLSEVKEIAQLRYVLCPRHLKERQFWRIYFQLVKSYVAPYEMHAIQKARMKKLEMEVEESLIKGAIEVEMAETNHGSGSSMTLISKENSLLKDDIDRVVRAGESSESADTTDAKV from the exons ATGTGGCCTTTCGCGAGAGGGAAACGAGCGTCGAAGGAGAAGGCCGCGGAGACGAGTGGCGAGGGTAAACACCGGGAGGAGGATGGCCTTCTTCAAGAACTCGGAGTGACGGATCGGCTGCGCGAATTCGTCAAAACCTTCACCGTCGACACCTTCAGATCGTTCCCCCTTCATG ATGATCAGGCTGCAGACCCTGCCGACGTCTGCGCCCAGTCTAATGTCAGGAAGGATCTCACGGAGTGGCAGGAGCGGCATGCTACCCTGGTTCTCTCCGAAGTCAAG GAAATTGCACAGCTTCGATATGTTTTGTGCCCTAGGCATCTGAAGGAAAGACAGTTCTGGAGAATATATTTTCAACTTGTTAAGAGCTATGTCGCTCC ATATGAGATGCATGCCATACAGAAAGCAAGGATGAAAAAGTTGGAGATGGAGGTAGAAGAATCATTAATCAAGGGTGCTATTGAGGTCGAGATGGCAGAAACAAACCATGGAAGTGGTTCATCGATGACACTGATAAGTAAAGAGAATTCTCTCTTGAAGGATGATATCGATAGAGTTGTAAGGGCAG GTGAATCCTCAGAGTCCGCTGACACAACTGATGCAaaagtttga